The Henckelia pumila isolate YLH828 chromosome 2, ASM3356847v2, whole genome shotgun sequence genome includes a window with the following:
- the LOC140878783 gene encoding uncharacterized protein has translation MEKLEQCHSGASSISATTSQDSPPKSSGSIDQKKRLQEPKTTSPVVLDLRLASEELRNPKNLQLNLFNSSSNEKQSAESKTFTCNFCKREFSTSQALGGHQNAHKQERAMAKHHHAGAVEIGRASPFGHYFSHNPNYFYGSRSLGVRAESMIHKHYNSYINPWPSSSPNYASLLSRAYLISPTSSYHRMESFPTLPQNTNGLLNLETLDFGIINSKQPLDTVVSKEKQGLLKNQGFKFENDDDSKLDLNLKL, from the coding sequence ATGGAGAAGCTAGAACAATGCCACTCCGGGGCCTCGAGTATCTCCGCAACAACATCGCAAGATTCTCCTCCCAAAAGCAGTGGATCGATTGATCAGAAGAAGAGGCTGCAGGAGCCGAAAACGACGTCCCCTGTGGTTCTAGATCTGAGGCTGGCCAGTGAAGAGTTGAGAAACCCCAAAAATCTCCAACTCAACCTCTTCAACTCATCCTCAAACGAGAAGCAGTCCGCGGAGTCGAAAACGTTTACGTGTAACTTTTGCAAGAGGGAGTTTTCGACTTCTCAAGCATTGGGAGGCCACCAGAATGCCCACAAACAAGAAAGGGCCATGGCTAAACACCACCATGCAGGGGCTGTGGAGATCGGCAGAGCATCGCCTTTTGGCCATTACTTCTCACACAACCCTAATTATTTCTATGGTAGTAGATCACTTGGGGTTAGGGCAGAATCAATGATACACAAACATTATAATTCTTACATTAATCCATGGCCATCTTCGTCACCTAATTACGCCTCTCTTCTTTCTAGGGCTTATCTCATAAGCCCAACTTCTTCATACCACAGAATGGAAAGTTTTCCCACACTGCCTCAAAATActaatggattactaaatctcgaaacccttgattttggGATTATCAACTCCAAGCAGCCTCTTGACACAGTAGTGAGCAAGGAGAAACAAGGACTACTCAAGAATCAGGGATTCAAATTCGAAAACGACGATGATTCCAAGCTCGATTTGAATCTTAAGCTGTGA